From the genome of Myxocyprinus asiaticus isolate MX2 ecotype Aquarium Trade chromosome 39, UBuf_Myxa_2, whole genome shotgun sequence:
CCACCATTTCCATGCGTTTATAATGAGGGTGTCATAGAGGTACACTTGACATTCAAGCTATTGTGCAAAATAATGTAAGACACATCTATAATTCTATTGTCTTCTAATGTATTGCAACTTTTTATCAATGGGCTGTCACATCCATtttcacagaaaataaaaacctCTTTATTGTATCTGAGCTGAACGTTAGAgaactttgtattttatttaatctgttaGGATTTATTTTCCCTAAAGCCTGTAACAGCTCTGGAAAAACTGATGTAATTgctgttattaataataatctgtGGTTCTCCAATTGCTTTTTGCACACGTTGACAGGCCACAATAAAAAGATATAACTTGTCAAAATAAAAGGCTCTTTGTGGTAAACGAATCAGCaacagtttaatgtgtgttacaGAAGAGGATGAGGAGGTTATTCTAGTCTCTCGTCTCCTTCTTCCACATCTTTGAGACTGAGCACCTCCAGTGCTCCCTTTCCTTTAGTCTCACAGCGGATGAGCTCATCAATCTCACGGAAGCAGCCCGGatcaatcaaacacacctgaaagGAGAGGAAATAACAttaccttaaaggtgctgtaagcgattttttttcatggaaaggtatgcaaaaataaATCCTACTCCtttaagatattaatgaaatgagtgtcctgagatatctcaccagtctctgagacagctctagactctgtaaacggcaaacaaaaatgtgtccacggtctctgcctgtcaatcatttttgtgcgttctcatagtgttgtagttgcagcgaattattgaggcttaatgtcatttttataccatgttgttcataacagttgtcagttgaatACGCTATTTTTCTGCtgatgtttttaacaaccgttctgctctcaataaagctcatttggtatctttggagtgtggggcTTTGGAGAGAGTGGGTGTGGCTAATTCTTGTGGatgtagaatggctaaaatcacatATGGCACCTTTAACTCAAACCATGCAcaagtatttaaagggatagttcacccaaaaatgaaaattctctcatcatttactcaccctcatgccgtcccagatgtgtatgactttctttcttcagcagaacacaaatgaagatttttcgaagaatatctcagctctgtaggtccatacaatgaaagtgaatgggtgccaaaagtttgaagctccaaaatccacataagggaaacataaaagtactctggtggttaaatccatatcttctgaagtgatgggTGTgcgtgagaagcagatcaatatttaagtcctctttccttctctttcactttctctgtctgcttttggtgattcacattcttaatgcatatcaccccctactgggcaaggaggagaatttatgataaaaaaaaatgagttaaatattgatctgtttctcacccacacctatcatatcacttctgaacacatagatttaaccactggagtcgtatggattacttttatgatgcctttatgtggattttggagctacaaagtgctggtcaccattcacttgcattgtatggacctacagagctgaaatattcttctaaaaatcttcatttgtgttcagcagaagaaaaaaagtcatacacatctgggatggcatgagggtgagtaattcatGAAAGAATTTAGAttgttggatgaactatccctttaagtgcacaGGAGTTCTCATGCAGATTTCAGTTGGTTCAGCGCACTTAAGTAGGatggcttatttttttttttagaactaaaTATTCCTTTTTGATGCCTTccatcaacaactgactgtaaagaacagaaggagtattaaaagagacattattcaatgacaaatggatctcatctttggacacattaaACAGAATAATTCAATCCAAACTTGTACTCTCAACACAATGATCTCGGTGCTTTGCAtattgaaagatcgatcttgggattttaagaatcaatatagaTACTGTTGAAATGAAGATTGCAATTAATAGGAAAATCAATATTTACTTTTTAACCAAAGCTTTATTTTAAGTcatgcattttgttttataggttaAACAAAGCAAGATCCAATTCTTTTTGCATACCCTCTGGAACCTGCTTATGAACCCCAGGTTGGGAATCAGTGCTGTAAACTACTGCTTTTGAATAGTGCTGCATCCACACAAATAGGTGTCAGTAGAAGTCCAAAATGACTGCAATATCAGACAGTGCAAAATGGGCAAAATTTACTGGGTGCATCTACAGTGCGAACTTACTATTGAAACatgattttttcattaaaatgattgcaCACAGGTATTATGCACATATACACAAGTATGCACGGTTAGGGAATGAGGCCCGATGTATCATGTTTTGAGTAGACAAAGGCTGTTTAAGACGGCAAATGTAGTATGACAGTATGAAGTAAGTTTGAAGGATTTGAAAAAGTATTCAGCATGTAGTAATGCATTTTCAGTATTTGCCAAATCCACCTAGTCTTACCTTTATTGGTTCTCTTTAAAACAAGCACATTCCCAATCCAAATTGATTGATCAATACTTAAATATGTTACACCTCTCTTCGCATCGCTTCACTTGCTGATGATCACTGCCTGCATTAAGGTTAAGTCACTGATGCTTGCATTCAGAACAGCCTCTTGGTTTTCACCCTAAGCCTAATTAATAAATTGATCCTGAAGACTCTTACCATCTCAAGCTCATCATCAAAGTCTTCACTCTCCACCACCTTTATCAGAGGTTTGAACTTTTCTTTCAGTCTTTTCCCATCCTTCGCTGGCAAGACGAAGCGTACCCGCATATGAGCTCTCTGGATCTGAATGGATTCCTTCAGCTGTTTGATGACCTCAAGTGCCTGAAGGGGGCGACACTGACCTTCATTAGAGTGTCTGCTACAAGAACAACCATTGTGAAACATTATGGACATATTGTACAGTAAGGTTCTGTACGTTAACATTaaataatgcattagatatcctgaactaacaatgcacaatcATCTTGTAGAGTCGGTTAATTTATAAATGTcctattgttcattgtcagttcatgtttaCTATTGCGTTAACTAATGTTTCCGTATACAACCTAATGAAATGTTaccataaatgttttatttttgttgtgtgaccttaaagggataattcacccaaaaatgaaaattctctcatcatttactcaaccggactttcttctgcagaacaaaaattaggatttttagaaaataaatcagttttgtaggtccatacaatgcaagtgaggtccaactttgaagctccaaaaagcacataaatgcagcataaaagtaatccatgacttctgaagtgatatgataggtgtgggtgagaaacagatcaatatttaagtcattctttacaataaatctccactttcacattgttctgtttttttttttggcgatttgcattcttcgtgcatatcgcaacctactggtcagaactggtcaaaggtggagatttagagtaaaaagggacttaaatattgatctgtttctcacccacacatagctcttctgaagatacagattttaccactggagtattatagattacttttatgctgcctttgtgttttttggaccttctgagttctggtcaccattcacctgcattgtgtggacctacagagctgaaatattcttctaaaaatctttgtgttctgcagaaattcatacacatctgggatggcatgagggtgagtaaatgatgagagaattgtcatttttgggtgaatatccctttaagcaaatgtGTAGAGcaacattttcacacatttaaaacacagaTTGCATTCTTAGATGATCAAGCAGTCAACAGACCTGCTGTTTAGTGCTTTTGTGTGCTTTAACGGAGTAGTGAATATCCTTCATGGCTCTCTCTATAAGGTTCACTGTGTAGGGCCGTTTGGTCTCAGGATTGACACATTTTTCAGCCACAATAGTTGCGATATCCCGAAACATCTGTTCCAACTGACTCTGACGCTCCTTGTCTGATACCTGTAGTTCTCCTTTAGCTAAAATctgtaaatgaatgaaaaaaaccTGTTCATCTAGAGATTTgtattcaacaaaaaaaaaaaaaaaagtagtaattAACCGTGTAATGTGTTGCATCCCAGCTACTTGTTTCAggaggaaatacatcaacacaggaaagaaaatttcAATTGTCATGCCATTTCATGGTGTTTTTCATAAGCACCACACAGTCaggacattttattcagtttatttggATCAAACAAAACCTGTAAACAACAGCAAACTCACCTGTTTGCATATTTCTGTCAGGTCTTCTGTGCCAAAAGCTTTCAGGTCCTCTTTCTTTGCCACTTGACCCTTAGACACATTTACAAACACTGTGTTCGTCTGCAGGACTTCGTCAAGGTCTttctcactatttttttttttaaaaagaaagaagtaTTAAGTACAACTGGTTTAAAATACATAGAAATATAAATTGCAGTACTAAAACTGTGAAACTTAATAAACTTAAATTAAGAAGACAGCAGACTACAGGAATAAACTAACTGTTTTATTCATAGTTCATTAATTTCACTAATGATTTAATCTCCCACTAAATGATAATTATATTTCAATGCTTACTGATAATGCTATTTCGATAATAATTTTTCCGCCACTGcacttata
Proteins encoded in this window:
- the sbds gene encoding ribosome maturation protein SBDS, which produces MSIFTPTNQIRLTNVAVVRMKKGGKRFEIACYKNKVMSWRSGVEKDLDEVLQTNTVFVNVSKGQVAKKEDLKAFGTEDLTEICKQILAKGELQVSDKERQSQLEQMFRDIATIVAEKCVNPETKRPYTVNLIERAMKDIHYSVKAHKSTKQQALEVIKQLKESIQIQRAHMRVRFVLPAKDGKRLKEKFKPLIKVVESEDFDDELEMVCLIDPGCFREIDELIRCETKGKGALEVLSLKDVEEGDERLE